One Catharus ustulatus isolate bCatUst1 chromosome 2, bCatUst1.pri.v2, whole genome shotgun sequence genomic window carries:
- the TASL gene encoding TLR adapter interacting with SLC15A4 on the lysosome — protein MLSEGYLHRITYLCEDLNPALYKSLPDEGVYEMRPISYSSTGEAQGKSLLQRCRSAGKCISSACSRGSKHSRRQKDNLPQPVQHPTPTGQPPPATQVCEELTKKVTYLVPPSCKSICKNYNDLHIAGDYVVPISSVTSDFACDSGIGPFLESSEIPPAMESVKAVPTSDTIRRPAQGHSSCWRLASLGPHLQPLSDSALNEYLEQKLVELYKQYIMDSTANRASPTQILASELIMTNVDQISMQISRERNMETVKAKDIVITRFLQIASGKISSEMSTPTLHISQYSHINA, from the coding sequence ATGCTGTCAGAAGGTTACCTTCACAGAATCACCTACCTTTGTGAAGACCTGAACCCTGCGCTCTACAAGAGTTTGCCTGATGAAGGGGTGTATGAAATGAGGCCCATCAGTTATTCTTCCACAGGCGAAGCACAAGGAAAAAGCCTCCTTCAAAGATGCAGATCTGCTGGCAAGTGCATTTCCTCAGCCTGCTCCAGAGGTAGCAAGCACAGCAGAAGGCAGAAGGATAATCTCCCACAGCCTGTCCAGCACCCAACGCCCACAGGACAGCCACCTCCAGCTACGCAGGTCTGTGAGGAGCTGACGAAAAAAGTCACCTACCTGGTTCCACCTTCCTGCAAGAGCATTTGCAAGAACTACAACGATCTGCATATAGCTGGGGACTACGTGGTGCCAATTAGCTCAGTGACATCAGATTTTGCTTGTGACAGCGGCATTGGCCCCTTCTTGGAGTCCTCGGAGATTCCTCCGGCCATGGAGTCGGTGAAGGCTGTCCCCACGAGTGACACCATCCGCAGGCCAGCCCAGGGCCACTCCTCGTGCTGGCGCCTGGCCAGCCTGGGgccccacctgcagcccctctccGACTCTGCTCTCAACGAGTACCTGGAGCAGAAGCTGGTGGAACTGTACAAGCAGTACATCATggacagcacagcaaacagGGCATCCCCCACCCAGATCCTGGCCTCGGAGCTGATCATGACTAACGTGGATCAAATCAGCATGCAGATATCGCGGGAGAGGAACATGGAGACTGTCAAGGCCAAAGACATTGTCATCACCCGCTTCTTACAAATAGCCAGTGGGAAGATTTCCTCAGAAATGAGCACACCTACTCTGCATATTTCCCAGTATAGTCACATTAATGCTTAG